One Drosophila kikkawai strain 14028-0561.14 chromosome 3L, DkikHiC1v2, whole genome shotgun sequence genomic window carries:
- the LOC108071864 gene encoding phospholipid-transporting ATPase ABCA3: MSSGKRISESEIYAVPDSEKLKLLLWKNWLLQRNQLTQVVVALVVPMVFICLLVVLRIFVKPDSMPASSYDPVPIDNLFLYSKSLSAGNRLYHANGTLNIPKPFLCYTPETPANTAIANKAAYLLFLNGTRPYESAQKMEHDLVEHNFIAGIEFGDNDGGAMNPKYPLNFSYSLRFPSELRTMPGQIIETWHTTELFPRYDMTGPRNEKDPDGGVPDGYLREGFLPLQHALTLSWLSLASSQDPAEFPQVELQRFPYREYIYDPLLRGMRLLLPFMIVLCFMYPCSVVTKDVAAEKELQLKETMKLIGVGNALHWIAWFVKSYLMLMAVVQIIIVLFKVNFYHSVSILTYSEWIPIMLFLHTYVIASICFCFMLAVLFSTSSTASAVTCILWFITYIPYSYAFNYYETLSLAGKLLIALFFSNSALGFGFHIIMNFEGTGMGTNWKNMFESATADDDLNLFYLIITLTMSALIYLGICLYVEQVFPGKYGIGRKWNFLFTRKFWFGSRSQSGNARRKRGGAEEVGCQRKREVGIQFINLQKTYGKFRAVKGLNLKMFRDEITVLLGHNGAGKTTTLSMLTGTVPPTAGTALVNGYDIRTQLEEARESLGICPQHNVLFMKMSVRDHIIFFSKLKGVRGKEWVNREVSKYVGILGLEAKSLVTAERLSGGMKRKLSLCCAMCGSSQVVLCDEPSSGIDAAGRKSLWELLQAEKKGRTVLLTTHYMDEADVLGDRIAILSAGRLQCHGSSFYLKKRYGTGYQLVCTMLSDCNVDAVTQLINRHLPYLKPERELGTELAYRLPHNETKKFSALLADLDENYVKLKLSGYGLSVATLEDVFMEVNSENQQQRRSQGGQEDKRASPDFQSLVFDTRTRENSCFVRYLMCFQALMLKKIQVSFHNYWLTLIQIFLPVVILVLTTFNSRAGRIYYELPAMQISPLQYRSSYVLLEDNSLMSALARAYVKHIEMYKNRTELLTTDGVGFEKYILGLDENWNHRLDYSFIAGATLDTKKCIVWLNNKAMHTAPLTLNLLHNAIARTYLGEEAGTYVTNKPLPYSEDTRIQRVDKGQGFGSEFAMNLTLCMCFVTAFCAIPIIRERETRAKLLQFLSGVDAFSYWITMFLWDFLIFMLSALMAIFTICAFQVSGYSTFVDLGRYYALLLIFGLGALSISYVLAGCFTDAATGFIRIAIFNVITGNALYMLYVILSLEVINLKNIAEKITWYFRIFPHFSLASAACHLHVADSIRQACDAPIVQRLPEHLRCKRMPHCCNLPSYFGWKHPGILPEITYTLAVGIFFFVFLIIHDSKLFEAIHNALRKLCKTKKKRTGGGASAENQDIIEERRFVREMISSKRKDIPLLVDNIRKQYKNKLAVQGVSFHVANAECFGLLGINGAGKTSVFKMLTGDTEITSGDAYVDGLSVSTQMSKVRHKIGYCPQFDALFEDLTGRQNLRIYCLFRGVQCRFVSEISMTLALAFGFQKHLDKQTKNYSGGNKRKLSTAIAILGNPSVVFLDEPTSGMDPGARRHLWKIIGLIRTAGKSLVLTSHSMDECEALCTRLTITVDGEFKCIGSTQGLKNQYAKGLFLKIKVKPQKKAFQRIVQTSSSTSETVRLNGEVNENSAKVDQVIQLTPEKGFSDRIKIVHNFVLKYISEAELKDEYNGLLTYYIPQTQMLSQVFSLIESNQRRLYIEDYLITQTRLEEIFLDFALNSANREADVSKKKRCRC, encoded by the exons ATGAGCTCCGGCAAGAGAATATCCGAAAGTGAAATATACGCCGTGCCAGATTCGGAAAAACTGAAGCTGCTCCTATGGAAGAACTGGCTTCTTCAAAGGAATCAATTGACCCAGGTTGTGGTGGCACTGGTCGTCCCCATGGTATTCATATGTCTCCTCGTAGTCCTGCGCATTTTTGTTAAGCCTGACAGCATGCCAGCGAGCTCATACGACCCCGTGCCCATCGATAACTTGTTTTTATACAGCAAATCGTTGAGTGCGGGGAACAGGTTATATCATGCCAACGGAACGTTGAATATACCCAAGCCATTTCTCTGCTATACGCCGGAAACTCCGGCTAATACTGCTATAGCTAATAAAGCCGCATATCTCCTATTTCTTAACGGTACGCGTCCCTATGAAAGTGCCCAAAAAATGGAACATGACCTAGTGGAGCATAATTTTATTGCCGGCATTGAGTTTGGGGATAACGATGGCGGAGCTATGAACCCGAAATATCCCCTCAACTTCTCCTACAGCCTGCGTTTTCCCAGTGAACTGCGAACGATGCCGGGCCAGATCATAGAGACCTGGCATACGACTGAACTATTCCCAAGATATGACATGACGGGGCCACGCAACGAGAAGGATCCCGATGGCGGCGTTCCGGACGGTTATCTCCGGGAGGGATTCCTGCCACTGCAGCATGCCCTCACCTTGTCCTGGCTGTCGCTGGCTTCGAGTCAAGATCCTGCTGAGTTTCCGCAGGTCGAGCTTCAGCGTTTTCCCTACAGGGAATACATTTACGATCCGCTGTTGCGGGGAATGCGCCTACTGCTGCCCTTCATGATCGTTCTGTGCTTCATGTACCCCTGCTCTGTGGTGACCAAGGATGTGGCCGCCGAAAAGGAGCTGCAACTGAAGGAGACCATGAAACTGATCGGCGTGGGCAACGCTCTGCATTGGATTGCCTGGTTCGTGAAGAGCTACCTAATGCTAATGGCCGTCGTGCAGATCATCATAGTTCTGTTCAAGGTAAATTTCTATCACTCCGTCTCCATCCTCACCTACTCCGAGTGGATACCGATAATGCTGTTCCTGCACACCTACGTCATTGCCAGCATATGCTTCTGCTTTATGCTGGCCGTGTTGTTCTCCACTTCCAGCACGGCGTCAGCGGTCACCTGTATTTTGTGGTTCATCACCTACATTCCCTACTCGTATGCCTTCAACTACTACGAGACCCTCAGTCTGGCGGGGAAACTGCTGATAGCCTTGTTCTTTTCGAACTCGGCCTTGGGCTTTGGCTTTCACATCATAATGAACTTCGAGGGCACTGGCATGGGAACAAATTGGAAAAACATGTTCGAGTCGGCCACTGCGGACGATGACCTCAACTTATTCTACTTGATCATTACGCTCACCATGTCGGCGCTTATATACCTGGGCATTTGCTTGTATGTGGAGCAGGTGTTCCCAGGAAAATATGGCATCGGTCGCAAGTGGAACTTTCTATTTACGCGCAAGTTTTGGTTTGGCTCTAGGTCTCAATCTGGAAATGCTAGAAGGAAAAGAGGTGGAGCAGAAGAGGTTGGTTGCCAGAGGAAACGCGAGGTGGGCATCCAATTCATTAATTTGCAGAAAACCTATGGCAAATTTAGGGCTGTTAAGGGCCTGAATCTGAAGATGTTTCGCGATGAAATCACAGTGTTACTCGGACATAATGGCGCAGGAAAGACCACCACGTTGAGTATGCTAACGGGGACAGTGCCACCCACAGCCGGAACGGCCCTGGTCAATGGGTACGACATCAGAACACAGTTGGAGGAGGCTCGCGAGTCGCTGGGAATCTGTCCGCAGCACAATGTGCTCTTTATGAAGATGAGTGTCCGGGATCACATAATATTCTTCAGCAAACTGAAGGGAGTTCGTGGCAAGGAGTGGGTTAACAGGGAAGTTAGCAAATACGTGGGCATTCTGGGTCTGGAAGCCAAGTCCTTGGTGACTGCCGAGAGACTGTCCGGCGGCATGAAGCGAAAGCTCTCCCTCTGCTGTGCAATGTGCGGCAGCTCCCAAGTTGTGCTCTGCGATGAGCCAAGTTCCGGCATCGATGCTGCCGGCCGAAAGAGCCTCTGGGAGCTGCTGCAGGCGGAGAAGAAGGGAAGGACTGTGCTCCTCACTACCCACTATATGGACGAGGCCGATGTCCTGGGCGATCGCATAGCCATCCTGTCCGCTGGCAGGCTCCAGTGTCATGGCTCCTCCTTCTATCTTAAAAAGCGATATGGAACGGGTTACCAGTTGGTCTGCACCATGCTGAGTGACTGCAACGTGGATGCCGTAACTCAGCTGATAAATCGACATTTGCCTTACTTGAAACCTGAGAGGGAACTGGGCACTGAACTGGCATATCGATTGCCCCACAATGAGACCAAGAAATTCTCTGCCTTGCTGGCAGATCTTGATGAGAATTATGTCAAGTTGAAACTAAGTGGCTATGGCCTTAGTGTGGCCACCTTGGAGGATGTCTTCATGGAGGTCAATAGCGAGAATCAGCAGCAGAGACGATCCCAGGGAGGTCAGGAGGACAAGAGAGCATCTCCTGATTTTCAGAGCCTGGTCTTTGATACCAGAACGAGGGAGAACAGCTGTTTCGTCCGTTACCTCATGTGCTTTCAGGCTTTGATGTTGAAAAAAATTCAGGTATCCTTTCACAATTACTGGCTAACACTAATACAGATATTCCTGCCTGTGGTCATACTGGTCTTGACGACATTCAACTCCCGAGCCGGCCGCATTTACTATGAACTACCGGCTATGCAGATATCACCCCTCCAGTACCGATCGAGCTACGTGCTCCTGGAGGACAATTCCCTAATGAGTGCCCTGGCCAGGGCCTACGTCAAGCATAtagaaatgtataaaaatcgaACCGAGTTGCTGACAACGGATGGTGTCGGCTTTGAGAAATACATATTGGGTCTGGACGAGAACTGGAACCACCGCTTGGACTATTCCTTCATTGCGGGAGCGACACTGGACACAAAGAAGTGCATTGTCTGGCTGAATAATAAGGCCATGCATACGGCTCCATTGACCCTGAATCTGCTGCATAATGCCATAGCCCGGACTTATCTGGGCGAAGAGGCCGGCACCTATGTGACCAACAAGCCGTTGCCGTATAGCGAAGATACCCGGATCCAGCGAGTTGACAAGGGCCAAGGCTTTGGCTCCGAATTTGCCATGAATTTGACCTTGTGCATGTGTTTCGTGACGGCTTTTTGTGCAATACCCATTATCAGGGAGCGGGAGACGCGAGCGAAGCTCCTGCAGTTCCTGTCTGGCGTCGATGCTTTCTCCTACTGGATAACAATGTTCCTGTGGGACTTTCTGATATTCATGCTCTCAGCCCTAATGGCCATATTCACAATTTGTGCCTTCCAAGTATCGGGCTATTCGACTTTTGTCGATCTGGGACGATATTATGCCTTGTTATTGATATTTGGCTTGGGCGCCCTGTCGATAAGCTATGTTCTAGCAGGCTGCTTTACCGATGCCGCCACAGGCTTTATTCGCATTGCAATTTTCAATGTGATAACGGGAAATGCTCTTTATATGCTGTATGTGATCTTATCGTTAGAAGTAATTAATCTAAAGAATATTGCCGAAAAAATAACGTGGTACTTTCGGATATTTCCCCATTTTTCCCTGGCCAGTGCCGCTTGTCATTTGCACGTGGCAGACAGTATTCGGCAAGCTTGTGATGCGCCCATTGTGCAGAGACTTCCTGAACATTTAAGGTGTAAGAGAATGCCACATTGTTGTAATCTACCAAGTTACTTTGGCTGGAAACATCCTGGAATTTTGCCAGAGATAACGTATACCTTAGCTGTgggcatatttttttttgtatttctgaTCATACACGATTCCAAGCTGTTTGAAGCCATTCACAATGCCCTAAGGAAATTATGCAAGACCAAGAAAAAGCGAACAGGCGGTGGAGCTTCTGCGGAAAATCAGGATATAATAGAAGAACGTAGGTTTGTCAGAGAAATGATAAGTTCCAAACGAAAGGATATACCTCTGCTGGTGGATAACATCAGGAagcaatataaaaacaaactggCTGTGCAAGGCGTTTCGTTTCACGTGGCAAATGCCGAATGCTTTGGTCTCCTGGGAATCAATGGAGCGGGCAAGACCAGTGTCTTCAAGATGCTGACTGGAGACACTGAAATCACCTCTGGAGATGCCTACGTAGATGGTTTAAGTGTTTCCACGCAAATGAGTAAAGTTCGCCATAAGATCGGCTATTGTCCGCAATTTGATGCCCTGTTCGAGGACCTGACAGGACGACAAAACCTGCGCATTTATTGCCTATTTAGGGGCGTCCAGTGTCGCTTTGTGTCAGAGATAAGCATGACCCTGGCCCTGGCCTTTGGCTTTCAGAAGCACCTCGACAAGCAGACCAAGAATTATAGTGGCGGAAACAAAAGGAAACTGAGCACTGCCATAGCCATTTTAGGCAACCCCTCGGTGGTTTTCCTAGACGAACCCACCAGTGGCATGGATCCCGGCGCCCGGCGACACCTATGGAAGATAATTGGTCTTATTAGGACGGCGGGCAAGTCCCTGGTCCTCACCTCACACAGCATGGACGAGTGCGAGGCGCTCTGCACCCGCCTCACCATAACGGTGGATGGTGAGTTCAAATGCATAGGCTCAACTCAGGGGCTAAAGAATCAGTATGCAAAGGgcctttttttgaaaataaaggtAAAGCCCCAAAAGAAAGCATTCCAGAGAATCGTACAGACATCATCGTCAACCTCGGAAACCGTAAGACTAAACGGAGAAGTTAATGAGAACTCAGCCAAGGTCGACCAAGTAATTCAATTGACACCCGAAAAAGGGTTTTCGGATCGAATTAAAATCGTAcacaattttgtattgaaataTATCTCCGAGGCTGAACTAAAGGATGAATACAATGGACTTCTCACCTACTATATACCCCAGACACAGATGTTGTCTCAAGTTTTTTCACTCATTGAGAGCAACCAGAGAAGACTATATATTGAAGATTATTTGATAACGCAAACAAGGCTAGAGGAAATATTCCTAGATTTTGCTTTGAATAGTGCAAATCGTGAGGCAGATGTTTCTAAGAA GAAACGTTGCCGCTGCTAA